The DNA window GTCCGCCCCCTCCTTGGCGAGGGTTTCGGCGATCTTCAGGCCGATCCCCTTGGTGCCTCCGGTAACGAGGGCCTTCAGCCCCTTCAAGCCCAAATCCATGGGTCTGTCTCCTTGCACGGGATGCATTCGGGCGGACTGCGGGTCGCGCCCATACGCGCATATGGTCCGAGGTTCGGGGCAGGGCTGGCAAGGGGGCTGGCGGCCCGATGATCGACTGATCCGGTTGATGCCGTCCGTGCGTTTCGTGGCGCACGGCCTGTCGGAACGGCTGCGTAAATGGCCGCTTGACAGGTCTGCAAAAACTCGTCAGCTTATTCGTTAGGCGCCGGGCAAAGATGCCCAACAATGCGTCAAACGATCCAGATCATACTCGGCAGTGTGGCCCCGCAGCATGTGATGCTGAGGGGCTTTTTGTTTTGGAAAACCCGATGTCCCGCATTCGTATCCCTATCGGCCTGATGTTTTCCCAGACGGGGTCCTATGGCACCGTCGGGCAGTCGATGTTGAACGGAGCCTTGCTCGCCTGCTGCGAGGTCAACGAGGACAGGAAGCTCGGTATCGAGCTCGAGCCGATGATCGCCGATCCGGCGAGCCGGCTTTCAGCCTATGCGCCAACGGCGGAAAACATGATCGATGCCGGAATTCGGCACGTCGTCGGCTGCTACACGTCGTCAAGCCGCAAGGAAGTCATCCCGATCTTCGAGAAGCGGGATGCGCTGCTCTGGTATCCGACGCATTACGAGGGCTTCGAGAGCTCGGAAAACGTGGTCTACACGGGGGCCGCGCCAAACCACCATCTCTCGCCGTTGATCGACTTTCTATTCAATCACTTCGGCGGCCGCGCCTTCTGCGTCGGCTCCAACTACATCTGGGGCTGGGAAAGCAACCGGACCCTGCGCGAGGGCATCCAGGCCCGCGGCGGCATGGTGCTTGCCGAGCGTTATGTCGCCGTCGGTGAGACGGAGATGGACCGCGTCGTCGAGTCCATCTTCGATCTGAAGCCCGATTTCGTCTTCAACGCGCTCATCGGTGAATCGTCCTATGCGTTCTTCCGGGCGTTCCGGAAGGCCTGCGAGGAGCGTGGCATTGATCAGCGGACCCGCTTCCCCGTCGCAAGCTGCAATCTTTCCGAGCCGGAACTGAAAGAAATCGGACCGGATGCGATGGACGGGCATTTTTCGTCGTCGGTCTATTTCGCCTCGATCGACACGCCCGAAAGCCGCGCTTTCGTCTCCGCCTACGATGCCGGTTTCCCGGAAGGACCTGCCGCCTCCGCCGAGGCCGAAGCCGCCTTCGTGGCGGTCAAGCTCCTGGCCCAGTCTCTTCACGATGCCGGAACGACGGACCTGCAGCAGGTCAAGCGGGCGGTTTCCAGGCAGATGATCGACGCGCCACAAGGCCGCGTTTCGATCGATCCCGAAACATTGCATGCTTTCCTGACGCCGCGCATCGGCCGCTCGCGCAAGGACGGTCAGTTCGACATCGTCGCGGAATCGAATGCGCCCGTCCGGCCGGATCCCTATCTCATCCGCTCCTCCGCTCCGCTTGAAGCCCGGCATGGCCGGCCAGCCCTGAGGGTCGTCTCATGAACGAACAGCGCCTCGTTCAGAATTTCAGCGGTCGCCGCGCTCTGCTCGTGTCCGAGGACGCGCGCGCGCTCAAGACGCTGTCGACGACACTCGTCAAGCTCGGCCTGTCGGTGGAGACGCTCGACCGTCAGGCCATGATCGCCGGCGACGTGCCGGGCGGTCTGGAGATGGACCGCGATGTCCTTTTCGTCGATGGCGATCTTGACTACGGGTCCGGCCTGCCGGCTGACGGGTTGCCTTCGGTGCCTGTCATCGGCCTCGTCGGCGTGGAGGCGCCAAGCCGCCTGAAAGGCCTGATGCGGCTTGGAAGCTCGGCCTTCCTGTCAAAGCCGGTCTACGGCGGCTCGATCTATTCGGCGCTCTTTCTCGCGGTGAACGCGCAGCGTCAGAAAAGCGCGACGCGCAAGGTGCTCGACAACCACGAGGAACGCCGGCGCCTCCGCCGCTTCGTGATCAAGGCCGTTGTCCAGACGATGGCCGCGCGGAACCTCGACGACGAGGCGGCCTTCGCGGTCTTGCGGCGCGAGAGCATGCGAGCCCGCCT is part of the Hartmannibacter diazotrophicus genome and encodes:
- a CDS encoding transporter substrate-binding domain-containing protein — encoded protein: MSRIRIPIGLMFSQTGSYGTVGQSMLNGALLACCEVNEDRKLGIELEPMIADPASRLSAYAPTAENMIDAGIRHVVGCYTSSSRKEVIPIFEKRDALLWYPTHYEGFESSENVVYTGAAPNHHLSPLIDFLFNHFGGRAFCVGSNYIWGWESNRTLREGIQARGGMVLAERYVAVGETEMDRVVESIFDLKPDFVFNALIGESSYAFFRAFRKACEERGIDQRTRFPVASCNLSEPELKEIGPDAMDGHFSSSVYFASIDTPESRAFVSAYDAGFPEGPAASAEAEAAFVAVKLLAQSLHDAGTTDLQQVKRAVSRQMIDAPQGRVSIDPETLHAFLTPRIGRSRKDGQFDIVAESNAPVRPDPYLIRSSAPLEARHGRPALRVVS
- a CDS encoding ANTAR domain-containing response regulator, translating into MNEQRLVQNFSGRRALLVSEDARALKTLSTTLVKLGLSVETLDRQAMIAGDVPGGLEMDRDVLFVDGDLDYGSGLPADGLPSVPVIGLVGVEAPSRLKGLMRLGSSAFLSKPVYGGSIYSALFLAVNAQRQKSATRKVLDNHEERRRLRRFVIKAVVQTMAARNLDDEAAFAVLRRESMRARLSLEAYCEHVVQRSTTEEACQSPDLGRRQATSD